The following coding sequences lie in one Pontibacter sp. G13 genomic window:
- a CDS encoding alpha/beta hydrolase produces the protein MTLFLSTIAALSCAILVLLAIYQLAMYVNLYMIKTNEAQGAFGGLPESLAGVDVQIHTPDGAILNLWHRGSGPAVILLHDLGMNAAAWHPVWSRLANYGYRVIALDLRGHGSSSLGNGQVNLAQLQTDFHLAMDHMNVQNAWVLGHGLGASIALDFLQNQPMSARRFIAGVVCVGGHSQGESMGNLKYAWVRNSIGTTRFQRLLRLPSYGWGFASSAFGSDVSPKMIQSFLGLLQKGPMTAYRTVLGELAKAQSRFGRIGVPVLILASLNDRKFSLKSAHDLVKALPMGALQIMPDYVGNMMIWECPNQLVEGFRAFSRGSDESLAS, from the coding sequence ATGACATTATTCCTCTCCACAATCGCCGCACTCTCCTGCGCGATCCTCGTCCTGCTCGCGATTTATCAGCTCGCGATGTATGTCAATCTCTACATGATCAAGACCAACGAAGCCCAAGGTGCGTTTGGAGGGCTTCCCGAATCTTTGGCTGGGGTGGATGTGCAAATTCATACGCCTGACGGGGCAATCCTCAACCTATGGCATCGGGGAAGTGGACCTGCCGTGATCCTTTTGCATGATCTCGGAATGAATGCAGCTGCGTGGCATCCAGTTTGGTCTCGTCTAGCCAATTATGGATATCGAGTGATCGCATTGGATCTTCGCGGCCACGGATCGTCTTCACTAGGGAATGGTCAGGTGAATCTTGCCCAGCTGCAAACGGACTTTCATCTGGCGATGGATCACATGAATGTTCAAAACGCCTGGGTACTTGGACATGGACTTGGTGCTAGTATCGCTTTGGACTTTCTGCAAAATCAACCGATGTCCGCACGTCGTTTTATTGCAGGAGTGGTATGCGTCGGAGGGCATTCACAAGGAGAAAGCATGGGGAATTTGAAATACGCTTGGGTGAGAAATTCTATCGGTACTACACGATTTCAGCGATTGCTCCGGTTGCCATCTTATGGATGGGGCTTTGCATCTTCTGCGTTTGGTTCAGATGTGTCTCCCAAGATGATCCAATCTTTTTTGGGATTGCTGCAAAAGGGGCCGATGACTGCCTATCGGACGGTGCTGGGCGAATTGGCAAAAGCTCAGAGTAGGTTTGGTCGGATCGGAGTTCCTGTATTGATCCTTGCGAGCTTGAATGATCGAAAGTTTTCACTCAAATCTGCTCACGATCTCGTCAAGGCCTTGCCGATGGGCGCTTTGCAGATCATGCCAGACTATGTGGGCAATATGATGATCTGGGAATGTCCTAATCAGTTGGTCGAAGGATTTCGAGCCTTTTCTCGTGGATCGGATGAATCTTTGGCGTCTTGA
- a CDS encoding glutamate synthase subunit beta — MGKPTGFLEFDRQLPTKRPIEARVQNFEEFLGDLSETENRNQAARCMDCGVPFCHSGCPLGNRIPEFNDAVYQGDWKFAYELLASTNNFPEFTGRICPAPCEKSCVLGIHQPPVSIEHIEKSIVEHAFKSGWVKPLPPKSRTGKKVAVIGSGPAGMAAAEQLNLAGHLVHIFERDARPGGLLTYGVPDFKLEKQVVLRRAKLMEEAGIEFFCGVEIGVDKTIEELQGDYDAVLLAIGSTVPREMELPGRNLKGIHVAMDYLTLQNQALGNEIAEPLPIHAHGKRVLVIGGGDTGSDCIGTANRQGAVSVTQITWGNKPPEDRPEGNPWPEWPMILETSSSHEEGCDRNWNIMSQEFVGNEAGELTGLKVCDIVWKNGREYYEIVEGSERVIPCELALIAVGFIHPEKASAIDPLGISTDRRGNIETSKFQTNQPGVFAAGDCNRGQSLVVWAISEGREAAREIDKYLEGTSALPSKWQSVHQL, encoded by the coding sequence ATGGGAAAACCAACAGGATTCTTAGAATTTGATCGCCAACTCCCGACCAAACGACCGATTGAAGCTCGTGTCCAAAATTTCGAGGAGTTTCTCGGAGACCTTTCCGAAACTGAAAACCGCAACCAAGCCGCCCGGTGTATGGATTGTGGGGTACCATTCTGTCACAGCGGCTGTCCCCTCGGAAACCGCATTCCAGAATTCAACGATGCTGTTTACCAAGGCGATTGGAAGTTCGCTTATGAGTTATTAGCCAGTACCAACAACTTCCCTGAATTCACAGGGAGAATCTGTCCAGCACCTTGCGAGAAGTCTTGTGTGCTCGGTATTCATCAGCCGCCCGTCTCCATTGAGCATATCGAGAAATCCATTGTCGAGCATGCTTTCAAGTCCGGATGGGTCAAGCCCCTTCCTCCCAAATCTCGAACCGGGAAGAAGGTGGCTGTCATCGGAAGTGGCCCTGCGGGGATGGCTGCAGCTGAACAATTGAACCTCGCGGGTCATCTGGTCCACATTTTCGAGCGCGATGCACGCCCCGGAGGCCTATTGACTTATGGAGTGCCCGATTTCAAATTGGAAAAGCAGGTCGTCCTTCGTCGTGCCAAGCTCATGGAAGAAGCCGGTATCGAGTTTTTCTGTGGCGTTGAAATTGGCGTGGACAAAACCATCGAGGAACTCCAAGGGGATTACGATGCCGTACTATTGGCCATTGGCTCTACTGTTCCTCGGGAAATGGAGCTCCCAGGTCGAAACTTGAAGGGCATTCATGTAGCGATGGACTATCTGACGCTTCAAAACCAAGCGCTTGGAAATGAAATCGCCGAGCCTCTCCCTATTCACGCTCATGGCAAACGAGTATTGGTGATCGGAGGTGGAGATACCGGATCTGATTGTATCGGGACCGCAAATCGACAAGGCGCCGTATCTGTCACTCAAATCACTTGGGGAAATAAGCCACCGGAAGATCGCCCGGAAGGCAATCCGTGGCCAGAGTGGCCGATGATTCTAGAGACAAGCTCATCACACGAAGAAGGGTGCGATCGCAATTGGAATATCATGTCCCAAGAATTTGTGGGCAATGAGGCCGGCGAACTTACAGGCCTCAAGGTATGTGATATTGTCTGGAAAAACGGTCGAGAATACTACGAAATCGTGGAAGGTAGTGAACGAGTCATTCCTTGTGAATTGGCGTTGATCGCCGTAGGATTCATCCATCCGGAAAAAGCCTCTGCCATTGATCCACTTGGGATTTCAACGGATCGACGTGGAAATATCGAGACCTCCAAGTTCCAGACCAACCAACCTGGCGTATTCGCAGCAGGAGATTGCAATCGAGGGCAATCCCTAGTGGTATGGGCGATTTCTGAGGGGCGGGAGGCAGCTCGTGAAATTGACAAATACCTAGAAGGAA
- a CDS encoding glutamine synthetase beta-grasp domain-containing protein, with protein sequence MAKTKFEYIWLDGYKPEPNLRSKTKVLDLPADYDGDLSVIPAWSFDGSSTEQAEGSSSDCLLKPVNVYPDSGRKNAWLVMCEVLNPDGTPHATNFRASIPNDEEFWFGYEQEYTFVVDGRPLGFPKNGYPAPQGMYYCSVGSGNVAGRDIVEEHFDLCLDAGLHITGINAEVMLGQWEYQCFGKGGQDAADALWISRYLLFRVAEKYGVTVEFAPKPIKGDWNGSGMHTNFSTEAMRTTGGEALFTEICEAFGKYHQEHIELYGSDNHERLTGLHETQHIDTFSYGISDRGSSIRIPIGAIEANWVGYLEDRRPASNADPYKVAGRIIETLQTVPVKA encoded by the coding sequence ATGGCAAAGACAAAGTTTGAGTACATCTGGCTCGACGGATACAAACCCGAGCCAAACCTCCGCAGCAAAACCAAAGTGTTGGATCTTCCAGCAGACTACGATGGAGATCTGTCTGTGATTCCTGCATGGTCCTTCGATGGTTCCTCCACTGAGCAAGCTGAAGGTTCCTCTTCTGACTGCCTATTGAAGCCTGTCAACGTCTACCCAGACTCTGGCCGCAAAAACGCTTGGTTGGTCATGTGTGAAGTCCTCAATCCAGATGGCACCCCACACGCTACCAACTTCCGTGCTTCCATCCCTAACGATGAAGAATTCTGGTTCGGTTACGAGCAAGAGTACACATTCGTAGTAGATGGTCGTCCGTTGGGCTTCCCTAAGAATGGATATCCTGCACCTCAGGGAATGTACTATTGCTCTGTTGGTTCCGGCAATGTTGCTGGCCGCGACATCGTCGAAGAGCACTTTGACCTGTGTCTAGACGCTGGTCTCCACATCACCGGTATCAACGCCGAGGTAATGTTGGGTCAGTGGGAATACCAATGCTTCGGCAAAGGTGGACAAGACGCTGCTGACGCACTGTGGATCTCTCGCTACCTCCTCTTCCGTGTAGCTGAGAAATACGGAGTAACTGTTGAATTCGCTCCTAAGCCGATCAAAGGTGACTGGAATGGTTCTGGTATGCACACCAACTTCTCCACTGAAGCGATGCGTACCACTGGTGGCGAAGCACTCTTCACTGAGATCTGCGAAGCCTTCGGAAAATACCACCAAGAGCACATCGAGCTTTACGGTTCCGACAACCACGAGCGTTTGACTGGTCTTCACGAGACTCAGCACATCGATACGTTCTCCTACGGTATCTCTGACCGTGGTTCCTCTATCCGTATTCCGATTGGAGCGATCGAGGCCAACTGGGTAGGATACCTCGAAGACCGCCGCCCTGCTTCCAACGCAGACCCATACAAAGTGGCTGGTCGTATCATCGAAACTCTGCAAACTGTACCTGTTAAGGCATAA
- a CDS encoding ammonium transporter, whose protein sequence is MDESIALDLALLGNNVWMMVATALVFIMHLGFACVEAGFTQAKNTVNILFKNTITPAIGLLTYAFIGFALMYPGEFNGFLGFAGMLAPGEEGLTAAYADAGYTYWTDFLFQAMFAATAATIVSGAVAERIKISSYFIFTLVFVGLVYPIIGSWKWGGGFLHDLGFYDFAGSTLVHSVGGWGALAGIMLLGPRIGKYKDGKVNDFPGSSVPLATIGVFLLWLGWFGFNGGSVLSGDPALTSLVLTTTCLAAAAGAIGGVSMAALLFKRWDLGMALNGILAGLVGITAGADLMSPWEAMIIGLISGCLVVLSAVGLDKLKLDDCVGAVSVHLTCGIFGTLAVGIFGSSAGWGQFVSQLIGVAACGAAAFGSAFLIFFVLKQVWGIRVTAEHETTGLDSHEHGIRGYTIVYDE, encoded by the coding sequence ATGGACGAAAGCATTGCTTTAGACCTAGCCTTATTGGGTAACAACGTGTGGATGATGGTCGCCACCGCGTTGGTATTCATTATGCACCTCGGGTTTGCGTGTGTGGAAGCTGGGTTTACCCAAGCGAAAAACACCGTCAACATCCTCTTCAAAAACACCATTACTCCTGCGATTGGTCTCTTGACCTATGCATTCATCGGATTTGCCCTGATGTATCCAGGCGAGTTCAATGGATTCCTCGGGTTTGCCGGTATGCTGGCTCCCGGAGAAGAAGGTTTGACTGCAGCTTATGCGGATGCCGGTTACACCTACTGGACTGACTTCTTGTTCCAGGCGATGTTTGCCGCTACTGCAGCAACCATTGTGTCCGGAGCGGTAGCTGAGCGGATCAAGATTTCCTCTTACTTCATCTTCACTTTGGTATTCGTAGGATTGGTATACCCAATCATCGGATCTTGGAAGTGGGGTGGTGGATTCCTTCACGATCTTGGATTCTACGACTTCGCAGGTTCTACCTTGGTTCACTCCGTAGGTGGATGGGGCGCACTGGCCGGTATCATGTTGCTCGGCCCACGTATTGGCAAATACAAAGATGGCAAAGTAAACGACTTCCCTGGTTCCAGTGTACCATTGGCAACCATCGGTGTATTCCTCCTTTGGTTGGGATGGTTCGGGTTCAACGGCGGTTCTGTACTGTCTGGAGATCCAGCGTTGACTTCCTTGGTATTGACCACTACCTGCTTGGCAGCTGCTGCTGGAGCGATCGGTGGCGTATCCATGGCCGCTTTGTTGTTCAAGCGTTGGGATTTGGGCATGGCCTTGAACGGTATCCTCGCCGGTTTGGTAGGGATTACTGCAGGTGCTGACCTGATGTCTCCATGGGAAGCGATGATCATCGGATTGATCTCCGGTTGCTTGGTCGTTCTCTCCGCTGTAGGTTTGGACAAATTGAAGTTGGATGACTGTGTAGGTGCAGTATCTGTCCACTTGACTTGCGGTATCTTCGGTACCTTGGCTGTTGGTATCTTCGGTTCTTCCGCTGGATGGGGACAGTTTGTTTCCCAGCTGATCGGTGTTGCCGCATGTGGTGCTGCTGCATTTGGGTCTGCCTTCTTGATCTTCTTCGTATTGAAGCAAGTTTGGGGCATCCGAGTTACTGCCGAGCACGAAACTACTGGCCTGGATAGCCACGAGCACGGAATTCGCGGATACACCATTGTATACGACGAGTAA
- the gltB gene encoding glutamate synthase large subunit: MNACGPNSTNSVPSGLYVPELEHDACGIGFIADLKGTPTHSTITDALNMLTRMEHRGACGADPQTGDGAGILIKIPHDFFQEEAQSLGFELPAPGKYGVGMVFFPSDEARKEPAREILEAHITKLGFKLLGFRPVETDSQKAHIGTGALATEPSVEQVFVAPIDPWTEETLERKLFLLRRATSHAINQAVTDMGDDFYFTSVSSRTIVYKGQFRTDQVGPYFPDLTDPRVKSPLALVHSRFSTNTFPKWRLAQPFRFIAHNGEINTIKGNVAWMRAKEVMMDSPHFTREELDMMLPTCDPKHSDSRNLDSIVELLVMSGRSLPHAMMMLIPEAWQKQPDMDPAVRAFYEYHSVLMEPWDGPASVCFTDGKMVGATLDRNGLRPSRYLITKDHRLILASEAGALPVDPKIVVKRGRLQPGRMLIADLEAGELINDHDMKARLSARRPYQKWLDENKLDLQELPDQQEKPKYEPNPTPIKQRQALFGMTQEELQVILMPMAQKGKEPIGSMGADTPLAVLSNHSQHISHYFKQLFAQVSNPPIDPIRESSVMSLSAWIGGAKNVLAETPAQCKHIAIHGPILTNAELHKIRHIEHAEYKPATLDAVFSTDESLEDALSRLEQAATKALDDGATILIVSDRAAGEGLAPIPGLMASATVHHHLIRSKRRHETALIVETGDAREVHHFATLIGYGAIAVNPYLAFDSLQSVAGVHPMVADYTVSQLHRQYIQSVELGLLKVFSKMGISTLQSYHGSQIFEVLGINQAVVKRCFTGSISRIGGLDFQGIAQEVLVRYQQAFPEDVENLRLPFGGLYSWRQDGEKHLFDPKTIHLLQKSTKTNDYGLYKQYSEAIQDPSRPVTLRSLFEFTGQSPIALEEVEPAESLFKRFATGAMSFGSLSHEAHSTLAIAMNRIGGKSNSGEGGEDPSRFDRKSNGDWERSATKQIASGRFGVTSWYLSEAEELQIKMAQGAKPGEGGQLPGHKVDPWIGRVRHSTPGVGLISPPPHHDIYSIEDLAQLIYDLKNANRSARISVKLVSEAGVGTIAAGVAKAHADHILISGSDGGTGASPLSSIRHAGLPWELGLAEAHQTLVKNKLRNRVTLQADGQIKTGRDLAIATLLGAEEWGVATAALVVEGCIMMRKCHLNTCPVGVATQNPELRKLFTGKPEDLVNFFTFLAEEMREIMAELGFRTVNEMVGQVQKLKVREDLAHWKFSQLDWSPILHAEPNHGMEEFKAVPQDHGIDSVMDWELLEHAKPALDHGLPVFKTFPIENIDRSVGTLLSNELTKRHKDKGISDGSIHFKFLGSAGQSFAAFAAKGIRFELEGEANDYVGKGLSGSQLVIYPSKEAPFEPRKNIIIGNVALYGATSGEAFIRGIAGERFAVRNSGATAVVEGVGDHGCEYMTGGTVVIMGPTGKNFAAGMSGGVAFVYNQDQSFQDKCNQEQVDLDPLTFSDTELLKELISRHYNFTGSRTALRLVTDWEQEVQHFVKVMPKEYKAILEKQAEQAWLSEERKIG; this comes from the coding sequence ATGAACGCGTGTGGTCCCAATTCAACCAACTCCGTTCCCTCAGGCCTATATGTTCCAGAATTGGAGCATGATGCATGCGGAATCGGCTTTATTGCCGACCTCAAGGGAACGCCAACCCATTCAACCATCACAGATGCGTTGAACATGCTTACTCGGATGGAGCACCGAGGAGCATGTGGAGCAGATCCTCAGACGGGGGATGGTGCAGGTATCCTCATTAAGATTCCCCACGATTTCTTTCAGGAAGAGGCCCAATCGTTAGGATTCGAGCTTCCAGCCCCTGGCAAGTATGGGGTCGGCATGGTATTTTTTCCTTCCGATGAAGCCCGAAAGGAACCTGCCAGGGAGATTCTTGAAGCTCACATCACCAAGCTGGGATTTAAACTGCTCGGATTCCGTCCTGTAGAGACTGACTCCCAAAAAGCCCACATCGGTACTGGGGCTTTGGCTACCGAGCCAAGTGTAGAGCAGGTGTTTGTTGCTCCGATCGATCCATGGACAGAGGAAACCCTCGAGCGTAAGCTGTTCCTTTTGCGCAGGGCCACTTCGCATGCCATCAATCAAGCGGTGACGGACATGGGGGATGATTTCTATTTTACATCTGTTTCTTCCCGCACGATCGTCTACAAAGGTCAATTCAGGACGGATCAAGTGGGTCCATACTTCCCTGATTTGACAGACCCACGAGTCAAAAGCCCACTGGCGCTCGTCCATTCTCGTTTTTCCACCAACACTTTCCCCAAATGGCGTCTGGCTCAGCCATTTCGATTTATCGCTCACAATGGTGAGATCAATACCATCAAGGGAAACGTCGCCTGGATGCGAGCCAAAGAGGTCATGATGGACTCCCCGCATTTTACACGGGAAGAATTGGACATGATGCTCCCGACCTGTGATCCCAAGCACTCGGACTCACGCAATCTCGATAGTATCGTGGAGCTGTTGGTCATGAGCGGACGCAGCTTGCCACACGCCATGATGATGCTTATTCCCGAAGCATGGCAGAAACAACCGGACATGGACCCTGCCGTCCGTGCCTTTTATGAATATCACTCCGTATTGATGGAGCCTTGGGATGGTCCAGCCTCAGTCTGCTTCACAGATGGCAAAATGGTTGGAGCTACCCTCGACCGTAATGGCCTTCGTCCTTCTAGATACTTGATTACAAAGGATCATCGTTTGATCCTCGCTTCTGAGGCTGGGGCTCTACCTGTTGACCCCAAGATCGTCGTCAAGCGAGGACGCCTCCAACCGGGAAGAATGCTGATTGCAGACCTCGAAGCTGGGGAGTTGATAAACGATCATGACATGAAAGCGAGATTGAGTGCCAGACGGCCATACCAGAAATGGCTAGATGAAAACAAGCTCGATCTACAAGAACTTCCAGACCAACAGGAAAAGCCCAAATACGAGCCCAATCCTACCCCGATAAAGCAACGCCAGGCCCTATTCGGAATGACTCAGGAAGAACTCCAGGTCATCCTCATGCCTATGGCACAGAAGGGGAAGGAGCCCATCGGCTCTATGGGTGCTGATACCCCATTGGCTGTGCTCTCAAACCACAGCCAACACATCAGCCACTACTTCAAGCAATTGTTCGCGCAAGTTTCCAATCCCCCGATCGACCCGATCCGAGAATCCTCGGTGATGTCGTTGTCTGCATGGATTGGCGGTGCCAAAAATGTTTTGGCAGAGACCCCTGCGCAATGCAAGCATATTGCTATCCACGGCCCGATCCTCACCAATGCCGAGCTGCACAAAATTCGCCACATCGAGCATGCAGAATACAAGCCAGCCACCTTGGATGCTGTGTTTTCCACAGATGAATCTTTGGAAGATGCACTCAGCCGGCTAGAACAAGCTGCCACCAAAGCCCTCGATGATGGGGCGACGATCCTGATCGTGAGTGACCGTGCCGCGGGAGAGGGACTCGCACCAATTCCAGGTCTGATGGCCTCTGCAACTGTACATCATCACCTGATTCGCAGCAAACGGAGACATGAAACTGCATTGATCGTAGAGACTGGCGATGCGCGCGAAGTTCATCACTTTGCTACGCTCATCGGCTATGGAGCTATTGCTGTCAATCCCTATTTGGCATTCGATTCCCTTCAATCTGTAGCCGGAGTTCATCCGATGGTGGCTGACTATACGGTATCTCAGCTTCATCGCCAGTACATCCAAAGTGTCGAATTGGGCTTGCTCAAGGTATTCTCAAAAATGGGAATCTCTACGCTTCAATCGTACCATGGATCTCAAATCTTCGAAGTTTTGGGGATCAATCAGGCAGTGGTCAAGCGCTGCTTCACAGGCTCTATTAGTCGAATTGGAGGATTGGATTTCCAGGGAATTGCTCAGGAAGTCCTCGTTCGATATCAGCAGGCGTTCCCCGAAGACGTTGAGAATCTGAGATTGCCATTTGGTGGATTGTATAGTTGGAGACAAGATGGCGAGAAGCATTTGTTTGATCCCAAAACGATTCACCTGCTTCAGAAGTCTACCAAAACCAACGATTACGGCCTTTACAAGCAATATTCCGAAGCCATCCAAGACCCTTCCCGTCCAGTAACCCTTCGTAGTTTGTTCGAATTCACTGGACAATCTCCGATCGCGTTGGAAGAGGTTGAGCCTGCCGAATCGCTGTTCAAACGATTTGCTACTGGCGCCATGTCTTTTGGGTCGCTTTCTCATGAAGCGCATAGCACCTTGGCGATTGCCATGAACCGGATTGGCGGAAAAAGCAATAGTGGTGAGGGAGGAGAAGACCCCAGTCGATTCGATCGCAAGTCCAATGGAGATTGGGAGCGTTCAGCCACTAAACAAATCGCTTCCGGAAGATTCGGGGTTACCTCTTGGTATTTGAGCGAAGCCGAAGAGCTCCAGATCAAAATGGCTCAAGGTGCCAAGCCTGGCGAGGGAGGTCAATTGCCCGGACACAAGGTAGATCCATGGATTGGCCGTGTACGCCATTCTACGCCTGGAGTAGGATTGATTTCTCCGCCGCCACACCACGACATCTATTCGATTGAAGATTTGGCGCAGTTGATCTATGATCTGAAAAACGCCAATCGCAGCGCGCGGATTTCCGTGAAGCTTGTGTCTGAGGCGGGTGTTGGAACTATCGCAGCGGGAGTGGCCAAGGCGCATGCCGACCATATCCTGATTTCTGGAAGCGATGGAGGAACCGGCGCATCTCCGCTCAGTTCCATCCGACATGCAGGTCTGCCTTGGGAATTGGGATTGGCTGAAGCCCATCAGACATTGGTGAAGAATAAGTTGAGAAATCGCGTAACCCTTCAGGCCGACGGTCAAATCAAGACTGGACGAGACTTGGCTATCGCGACCTTGTTGGGAGCAGAGGAATGGGGCGTGGCTACTGCAGCCTTGGTCGTCGAGGGATGCATCATGATGCGCAAATGCCACCTAAATACCTGCCCTGTAGGAGTCGCTACCCAAAATCCAGAACTGAGAAAGCTATTCACTGGAAAACCGGAAGATCTGGTCAACTTCTTCACATTCCTAGCAGAGGAAATGCGTGAGATCATGGCTGAATTGGGATTCCGGACGGTCAATGAAATGGTGGGACAAGTCCAGAAGCTAAAAGTGCGAGAGGACCTTGCCCACTGGAAGTTCTCTCAATTGGATTGGAGCCCGATTCTCCACGCCGAACCCAATCATGGCATGGAAGAATTCAAAGCCGTTCCTCAAGACCATGGCATCGATTCAGTCATGGACTGGGAGCTGTTGGAACACGCAAAACCTGCGCTCGATCATGGACTTCCGGTCTTCAAGACATTCCCCATCGAAAACATCGATCGGTCGGTCGGCACACTTCTTTCCAATGAATTGACCAAGCGCCACAAGGATAAGGGTATTTCTGATGGAAGCATCCACTTTAAATTCTTGGGTTCTGCAGGCCAAAGTTTTGCTGCTTTTGCCGCCAAGGGAATCCGCTTTGAATTGGAAGGGGAAGCCAACGACTACGTGGGCAAAGGCCTTTCCGGAAGCCAGCTGGTCATTTATCCCTCTAAAGAAGCTCCCTTTGAACCTCGTAAAAACATCATCATCGGCAATGTCGCCTTATATGGAGCGACTTCTGGTGAAGCATTTATCCGAGGAATTGCTGGAGAAAGATTTGCGGTGCGTAACTCCGGAGCTACTGCCGTGGTGGAAGGAGTCGGTGATCATGGCTGCGAATACATGACTGGCGGGACCGTGGTGATCATGGGACCTACGGGGAAGAACTTCGCTGCAGGCATGAGCGGAGGCGTAGCCTTTGTCTACAATCAAGATCAAAGCTTCCAAGACAAGTGCAATCAGGAACAAGTAGACCTAGATCCACTTACTTTTTCGGACACAGAACTCCTCAAAGAGCTGATTTCCAGACACTACAATTTCACTGGTAGCCGAACTGCATTACGCTTGGTTACGGATTGGGAGCAAGAAGTTCAGCATTTCGTCAAGGTCATGCCGAAGGAGTACAAAGCCATTCTGGAGAAACAAGCTGAACAAGCTTGGCTTTCGGAAGAGCGCAAGATCGGGTAA
- a CDS encoding outer membrane beta-barrel protein, whose product MYLSRFMIVAMLMAMITPAWAQEEESSSLSISGSVDTYYKYDFSGQANIGTSFAGDHNSISIGMLDLVFEKSSGKASFVGEIAMGPRNAESAGPAFLSGLIPVEGSEPVGIAAFQPRIQNLYVSYAFTDKLTITGGYMGTFVGYEIISPTGNFNYSTSYLFTNGPFQNAGVKLEYAFSDKFGVMVGVFNPWNVYTADPEVGPTSIGAQIYVAPVEGWDAYVNFTTGDDGMELDLTTTFQVTDELMLGLNAASYSDMADTAATFAGAAAYVNYAITESAALGLRYEYFAANSVIGILSEEKDATVSAITLSGNFGGGDLTFIPEFRVDLSSVDMFMDADGMATGTASQFLLAAVYAF is encoded by the coding sequence ATGTACCTCTCAAGATTTATGATTGTGGCCATGTTGATGGCCATGATTACCCCCGCATGGGCTCAAGAAGAGGAGTCTAGCTCCTTGTCGATTTCCGGTTCTGTAGACACATACTACAAGTATGACTTCTCAGGCCAGGCCAATATCGGAACCAGCTTTGCCGGCGACCACAATTCCATCTCTATCGGGATGTTGGATTTGGTTTTCGAAAAGTCTTCTGGTAAGGCGTCTTTCGTTGGCGAAATCGCGATGGGTCCTCGCAACGCAGAGTCTGCTGGACCAGCTTTCTTGTCTGGACTGATCCCAGTTGAAGGTTCCGAACCTGTTGGAATTGCTGCTTTCCAGCCTCGTATCCAAAACCTCTATGTATCCTATGCTTTCACTGACAAGTTGACCATCACTGGTGGTTACATGGGGACATTCGTTGGATATGAGATCATCTCTCCTACCGGAAACTTCAACTATTCTACTTCCTACCTCTTCACCAACGGTCCTTTCCAAAATGCCGGCGTGAAGTTGGAGTATGCCTTCTCTGACAAATTCGGAGTCATGGTGGGGGTATTCAACCCTTGGAATGTGTACACTGCCGATCCTGAGGTCGGTCCTACCAGCATTGGTGCTCAAATCTACGTTGCTCCTGTTGAAGGATGGGATGCTTACGTGAACTTCACCACTGGCGACGATGGAATGGAATTGGACCTGACCACCACTTTCCAGGTTACTGACGAATTGATGCTCGGCTTGAACGCCGCTTCCTACTCAGACATGGCGGACACTGCTGCTACCTTTGCAGGTGCGGCTGCCTATGTCAACTATGCGATCACCGAATCTGCGGCTTTGGGCTTGCGTTACGAGTATTTCGCTGCCAATAGCGTAATCGGAATCCTTTCTGAGGAGAAAGATGCTACGGTATCTGCTATCACACTGTCCGGAAACTTCGGTGGAGGCGACTTGACCTTCATTCCTGAATTCCGTGTAGACTTGAGCAGTGTCGATATGTTCATGGATGCCGATGGCATGGCAACTGGTACTGCCTCTCAATTCTTGCTAGCTGCGGTTTATGCATTCTAG